One region of Magnetovibrio sp. PR-2 genomic DNA includes:
- a CDS encoding glycosyltransferase family 9 protein → MANSDNILVIKLGALGDFVQALGPAKAIRTHHPDAAIVLLTTKPYVSLAEASGLFDEIWTDDDKPKAWQFGKVRGLSRLLKSGHFKRVYDLQTSDRSSFYYRLFGFGKKPEWSGIARGCSHPHANPKRDDMHTIERQAEQLKMAGIEDVPMPDLSFANKDVSQFGIEKPFALLVPGGAPHRPAKRWPVEKFVELANHLFSEGITPVLLGSRAEQAIMGVIEREAPGSVNLCAKTDFIDIAVLARGAALAVGNDTGPMHMISLAGCASVVLYSFESNPELCAQRGPKVEILRKPNLEDLGQDEVWNAVRRIAPLS, encoded by the coding sequence ATGGCAAACTCTGACAACATCCTTGTCATCAAGTTGGGTGCGCTGGGCGACTTCGTCCAGGCGTTGGGCCCGGCCAAGGCCATCCGCACGCACCACCCAGACGCCGCCATCGTTTTGCTGACCACCAAGCCCTACGTGTCGCTGGCCGAAGCGTCCGGCCTGTTCGACGAAATTTGGACTGATGATGACAAGCCCAAAGCCTGGCAGTTTGGCAAGGTGAGGGGGCTCAGCCGCTTGCTGAAATCGGGTCATTTTAAGCGCGTCTACGATTTGCAGACTTCGGATCGTTCCAGCTTTTATTACCGCTTGTTTGGGTTTGGCAAAAAGCCCGAATGGTCGGGCATCGCGCGGGGCTGTTCGCACCCCCATGCAAACCCCAAGCGTGACGACATGCACACCATCGAACGCCAAGCCGAACAGCTCAAAATGGCGGGCATCGAAGATGTGCCCATGCCCGATCTCAGCTTCGCCAACAAGGACGTGTCTCAATTTGGCATCGAAAAACCCTTCGCCCTGTTGGTCCCCGGCGGCGCCCCCCACCGCCCGGCCAAACGCTGGCCGGTGGAAAAGTTCGTTGAGCTGGCCAATCATCTGTTTTCCGAAGGCATCACGCCCGTTCTGCTGGGTTCCCGCGCCGAGCAAGCCATCATGGGCGTGATCGAACGCGAAGCCCCTGGTTCGGTGAATCTGTGTGCTAAGACGGATTTCATCGACATCGCCGTGCTGGCCCGCGGTGCGGCACTGGCCGTGGGTAATGATACCGGCCCCATGCACATGATCTCACTGGCGGGCTGTGCATCCGTGGTTTTGTATTCATTCGAGAGCAACCCCGAACTCTGCGCGCAACGCGGCCCAAAGGTCGAAATTCTGAGGAAACCGAACTTGGAAGACCTGGGCCAAGACGAGGTCTGGAACGCTGTACGCCGCATTGCGCCGTTGTCTTAA
- the thrS gene encoding threonine--tRNA ligase, protein MVKLTLPDGTNREYDAPVTGADVAADIGPGLAKAALAVKINGDMADLSLPITEDVDFAIVTAKDEEALDLLRHDAAHIMAEAVQELYPEVQVTIGPAIENGFYYDFSKSEPFTPEDLEKIEKRMHEIVARNEEIKREVWNRQEAVNFFKEKGEHYKAQIIEAIPGDEDITMYRQGDFIDLCRGPHLPSTGKLGKSFKLMKLAGAYWRGDSNNEMLQRIYGTAWADKKQLKAYLHMLEEAEKRDHRRLGKEMSLFHLQDVAQGSVFWHPNGWTMYRAIQTYMRQRLEAANYVEVNTPQMVDRTLWEDSGHWEKFRENMFVAESEDRMLAIKPMNCPCHVQIFKQGTTSYRDLPLRMAEFGSCARNEPSGALHGLMRVRAFVQDDAHIFCTEDQIEAETKEFISLLTSIYKDFGFEEFVIKFSDRPEKRAGSNETWDKAEKALRDASEAAGVDMTLNPGEGAFYGPKLEFVLRDAIGRDWQCGTLQVDFVLPERLDAGFIGEDGEKHRPVMLHRAILGSFERFIGILIENYAGRMPMWLAPVQAVVTTITSDADEYAEKVLKDLKAAGIRAEIDTRNEKINYKIRDHSHKKVPAIYVVGKREAEDGKVAVRRLGGKDQEILALEEAIAILSAEAKGPLAGS, encoded by the coding sequence ATGGTTAAGCTTACTCTTCCCGACGGAACCAATCGCGAATACGACGCCCCTGTAACGGGTGCAGACGTTGCGGCTGACATCGGTCCGGGACTGGCAAAAGCCGCTTTGGCGGTGAAGATCAACGGTGACATGGCGGACTTGTCTTTGCCCATCACCGAAGACGTGGACTTTGCCATCGTCACCGCCAAGGACGAGGAAGCGTTGGACCTTTTGCGCCACGACGCTGCGCACATCATGGCCGAAGCCGTGCAAGAGCTTTACCCCGAAGTCCAGGTCACCATCGGCCCGGCCATCGAAAATGGGTTTTATTACGATTTCTCCAAGTCCGAACCGTTCACGCCGGAAGATCTGGAAAAGATCGAAAAGCGCATGCACGAGATCGTCGCGCGCAATGAAGAGATCAAACGCGAAGTCTGGAACCGCCAAGAGGCCGTCAATTTCTTCAAAGAAAAAGGCGAACACTACAAGGCGCAGATCATCGAAGCCATTCCGGGCGACGAAGACATCACCATGTACCGCCAGGGCGATTTTATCGATCTGTGCCGCGGGCCGCACTTGCCCAGCACGGGCAAACTGGGCAAATCGTTCAAGCTGATGAAGCTGGCGGGGGCCTACTGGCGCGGCGACAGCAACAACGAAATGCTTCAGCGCATCTACGGCACCGCGTGGGCGGACAAAAAGCAGCTCAAAGCTTATCTGCACATGTTGGAAGAAGCCGAAAAGCGCGACCACCGCCGCTTGGGCAAAGAAATGTCTTTGTTCCACCTCCAAGACGTGGCGCAGGGCTCGGTGTTTTGGCACCCCAACGGCTGGACCATGTACCGTGCGATCCAGACCTATATGCGTCAGCGCTTGGAAGCCGCCAACTACGTCGAGGTCAACACGCCGCAGATGGTGGACCGCACGTTGTGGGAAGACAGTGGGCACTGGGAAAAATTCCGCGAGAACATGTTCGTGGCCGAATCCGAAGACCGCATGCTGGCGATCAAGCCCATGAACTGTCCGTGCCACGTGCAAATCTTCAAACAAGGCACGACCAGCTATCGCGACCTGCCGCTGCGCATGGCCGAGTTTGGCTCTTGCGCGCGCAACGAACCGTCGGGCGCGCTGCACGGTCTGATGCGGGTGCGCGCGTTTGTGCAAGATGACGCGCATATTTTCTGCACCGAAGATCAGATCGAGGCGGAAACCAAAGAATTCATTTCTCTGCTGACGTCGATTTACAAAGATTTTGGCTTTGAAGAGTTTGTCATCAAATTCTCCGACCGTCCGGAAAAACGCGCCGGGTCCAACGAAACGTGGGACAAGGCGGAAAAGGCTTTGCGCGATGCATCCGAAGCCGCGGGCGTGGACATGACGCTCAACCCCGGCGAAGGTGCGTTCTATGGTCCGAAGCTGGAGTTTGTGCTGCGCGACGCCATTGGCCGCGATTGGCAGTGCGGCACGCTGCAGGTCGACTTCGTCTTGCCCGAGCGTCTGGACGCCGGTTTCATCGGTGAAGACGGCGAAAAACATCGCCCCGTCATGCTGCACCGCGCGATTTTGGGCAGCTTCGAGCGCTTTATCGGCATTTTGATTGAAAACTACGCGGGTCGCATGCCCATGTGGTTGGCCCCGGTTCAAGCCGTGGTCACGACCATCACGTCGGACGCGGATGAATACGCTGAAAAGGTTCTAAAAGACCTCAAAGCCGCTGGAATCCGGGCCGAAATCGATACGCGCAACGAAAAGATCAACTACAAGATCCGTGACCACAGCCACAAAAAAGTCCCCGCCATTTATGTGGTGGGCAAACGCGAAGCCGAAGACGGCAAAGTCGCGGTGCGCCGTTTGGGCGGAAAAGATCAAGAAATCCTTGCGCTGGAGGAGGCAATTGCTATCCTCTCGGCAGAAGCAAAAGGCCCGCTCGCCGGGAGCTAA
- the infC gene encoding translation initiation factor IF-3, with product MARPPFNKKPTIEGPRVNERITVTEVRLVGPDGEMIGVKPTKEAIDIAADFGLDLVEVSPNAEPPVCKILDYGKYKYEEQKKRNEAKKKQKVIAIKEIKMRPGIDIHDYEVKMKAARKFLDHGDKVKVTIRFRGREMAHQDLGLKVLNRMRDDLGETIKVEQVPKSEGRMMTMVISPK from the coding sequence ATCGCCCGCCCACCGTTTAACAAAAAGCCGACCATCGAAGGTCCGCGCGTGAATGAACGCATCACAGTAACCGAAGTCCGTTTGGTCGGACCCGACGGTGAAATGATCGGCGTCAAACCCACAAAAGAAGCCATCGATATTGCTGCCGACTTCGGTCTGGATTTGGTCGAAGTTTCGCCCAACGCTGAACCGCCCGTGTGCAAAATCCTCGACTACGGTAAGTACAAGTACGAGGAACAGAAAAAGCGCAACGAGGCGAAGAAAAAGCAAAAGGTCATCGCCATCAAGGAAATCAAGATGCGTCCCGGCATCGACATCCATGATTATGAGGTGAAGATGAAGGCGGCGCGCAAATTCTTGGACCACGGCGACAAGGTCAAAGTCACCATCCGCTTCCGCGGCCGTGAAATGGCTCACCAAGATTTAGGCTTGAAAGTCTTGAACCGTATGCGCGACGATTTGGGCGAAACCATCAAGGTTGAACAAGTGCCCAAATCCGAAGGCCGCATGATGACCATGGTGATCTCGCCGAAATAA
- a CDS encoding protein phosphatase CheZ: protein MSDNITKGQYVELSRQIVQLYEYMERIKAEIAAVKHPNASVDHFNKAADQLDAIVQATEEATNTIMEATESTSELVEGLRKKVAQEDLGDDFDHIIENSNKVFEACTFQDITGQRISKIVKTMNLLEGTLSSLVVIIGKDSIAALPVAEVKAEESGGVVMDGPALEGDTTVSQADIDALFD from the coding sequence ATGTCGGACAACATTACCAAGGGCCAATACGTTGAACTGTCCCGCCAGATCGTGCAGCTCTATGAGTATATGGAGCGCATCAAGGCTGAGATTGCGGCGGTCAAGCATCCCAATGCTTCGGTGGACCACTTTAATAAGGCCGCCGATCAGTTGGACGCCATTGTGCAAGCCACGGAAGAAGCCACCAACACCATTATGGAGGCGACCGAATCCACCTCAGAACTGGTGGAGGGGCTGAGGAAAAAAGTTGCCCAAGAGGACCTTGGGGACGATTTCGACCACATCATCGAAAACTCCAACAAGGTGTTCGAAGCCTGCACCTTTCAAGACATCACCGGCCAGCGCATTTCCAAGATCGTGAAAACCATGAACTTGCTGGAAGGCACGCTGAGTTCTTTGGTGGTGATTATCGGCAAAGATTCCATCGCCGCACTTCCGGTTGCGGAAGTGAAAGCCGAAGAAAGTGGCGGCGTGGTCATGGACGGCCCGGCGCTGGAAGGCGACACCACGGTCAGCCAAGCCGATATCGACGCGTTGTTCGATTAA
- a CDS encoding tetratricopeptide repeat protein, with the protein MSTPPPQTLTLQQAFNLALSHQSSGNLSEAENIYRQILQADPNQPEVLLNLGVISGQAGQFDVACDFLKQAIALSPNSALARFNYGNALRELGRLDEAAESFKKALVINPGHAEAHNNLGNVLRELDQLDGAADSFAKAIEANPNHAVAHNNLGNVLQDLGKPDAAIDAYQKALQIQPDYAEPLYNIGICQLLLGQYRQGWQGYSHRFDVGMSQLKEAPQPLWDGQTAAGKSLYLYQEQGIGDEVMFASCLPDVQALPFKRVVVECDPRLVPIFARSFPKCEFVGAGTTNAIPEDFDVQCPTGTLAGLFRNQRADFPGRRGFLKPDPKQVAFWASRFKDLPGSKTIGISWFGGQKKHQQLRRSISLETFLPFFGLDVNVVSLQYGNHAEEIENFVSEHQVQLHQWADCDPLQDLDAFFAQIAALDLVISIDNSTVHFSGSLGVETFAMLPFVPDWRWLLKSSETAWYPSLRLYRCDSHNAWDKVIDLIVSDMGRGEQT; encoded by the coding sequence ATGAGCACGCCACCACCACAGACGCTTACGCTTCAGCAAGCCTTTAACCTTGCCCTATCGCACCAATCCTCTGGCAACTTGTCCGAAGCTGAAAACATTTATCGCCAAATTTTGCAAGCCGATCCCAATCAGCCTGAAGTTCTTCTCAATCTCGGCGTCATTTCTGGACAAGCCGGACAGTTCGACGTTGCCTGTGATTTCTTGAAACAGGCCATTGCCCTGAGCCCCAATTCAGCGTTGGCACGGTTCAATTACGGCAATGCCCTGAGAGAGCTGGGCCGCTTGGACGAAGCGGCTGAAAGCTTCAAAAAAGCCCTCGTCATCAATCCGGGTCACGCAGAGGCGCATAACAATCTTGGCAATGTGCTTCGGGAGCTGGATCAGTTGGACGGCGCCGCCGACAGCTTTGCCAAAGCCATAGAGGCCAACCCAAACCATGCCGTTGCCCATAACAATCTCGGCAATGTGCTGCAAGACCTGGGAAAACCAGACGCCGCCATCGACGCCTATCAAAAAGCTCTGCAGATCCAACCGGACTACGCCGAACCCCTATACAACATTGGGATTTGCCAACTGTTGCTGGGGCAATACCGGCAAGGGTGGCAAGGGTACAGCCATCGATTCGATGTTGGGATGAGCCAGCTCAAAGAAGCCCCACAGCCCCTTTGGGATGGCCAAACGGCCGCAGGCAAGTCTTTGTATCTGTATCAGGAACAGGGCATCGGCGATGAGGTTATGTTTGCTTCTTGCCTGCCAGATGTGCAAGCCCTGCCGTTCAAACGTGTCGTTGTTGAATGCGACCCAAGGCTCGTGCCCATTTTTGCAAGATCGTTCCCAAAATGTGAATTTGTCGGCGCCGGCACAACAAATGCCATCCCCGAAGACTTCGACGTTCAATGCCCAACAGGCACACTGGCGGGCCTATTCAGAAACCAACGCGCGGACTTTCCGGGCAGGCGTGGATTCTTGAAACCAGACCCCAAACAAGTCGCGTTCTGGGCGTCCCGCTTTAAAGACTTGCCTGGCTCAAAGACAATTGGGATTTCGTGGTTTGGCGGGCAAAAAAAGCACCAACAGCTGCGCCGCTCAATTTCTTTGGAGACGTTTCTTCCCTTTTTTGGTCTGGATGTGAACGTTGTTTCCCTGCAATACGGAAACCATGCCGAGGAAATTGAAAATTTTGTCTCTGAACATCAGGTCCAGTTACACCAGTGGGCCGATTGCGATCCTCTGCAGGATTTAGACGCGTTCTTTGCACAAATCGCCGCCCTAGACCTCGTGATTTCCATCGACAATTCCACTGTACATTTTTCCGGCAGCTTAGGTGTCGAGACGTTCGCCATGCTGCCTTTTGTCCCGGACTGGCGGTGGTTGTTAAAGTCTAGTGAGACGGCTTGGTATCCGTCTTTACGTCTGTATAGATGTGACAGCCATAATGCGTGGGACAAAGTTATCGACTTAATTGTGTCCGATATGGGCAGGGGGGAACAGACATGA
- a CDS encoding hydrogen peroxide-inducible genes activator, producing MTVYLPSIRQLEYLVAVVDLCHFGHAAERCHVTQSTLSTGLRELENLLQAELVERTRRSVKPTPLGLDIAEKARDVLERARDISETASAASNPLSGRMRLGTIPTIGPFVLPRVLSGLRQAYPDLKLYLKEGKTEEVLEQLHRGDLEAAIIARPYDTGNFDSMALGKDPFWVALPKDHELARKKSIAPEDLPQDELLMLEDGHCLRDHALAACALPFAHHPDQFEASNLYTLTEMVANGLGITFLPDIALGSGMINTKALVLRPLKTDGAPRTISLVWRKTFRRDLDIAALATYLRGRMAGLRVKRT from the coding sequence ATGACCGTGTACCTGCCCAGTATCCGCCAGCTGGAATACTTGGTCGCCGTGGTGGACCTGTGCCATTTCGGCCATGCGGCGGAACGCTGCCACGTCACCCAATCGACCTTGAGCACAGGCCTGCGCGAGCTGGAAAACCTGTTGCAGGCCGAATTGGTGGAGCGCACGCGCCGGTCCGTGAAGCCGACACCGCTGGGCTTGGACATCGCTGAAAAAGCCCGTGATGTGTTGGAACGCGCCCGCGACATTTCCGAAACCGCGTCGGCGGCGAGCAATCCTTTATCGGGCCGCATGCGGTTGGGCACCATCCCCACCATCGGCCCGTTCGTGCTGCCGCGCGTGTTGAGCGGGCTGCGCCAGGCGTATCCGGATTTGAAGCTGTATTTGAAAGAAGGCAAGACGGAAGAGGTTCTCGAACAACTCCACCGCGGCGATCTGGAAGCTGCCATCATCGCGCGGCCTTATGACACCGGGAACTTCGATTCCATGGCCTTGGGCAAGGACCCATTTTGGGTGGCCCTACCCAAAGACCACGAACTGGCCCGCAAAAAATCCATTGCCCCTGAAGACCTGCCGCAAGACGAGCTGTTGATGTTGGAAGACGGGCATTGCCTGCGCGATCACGCTTTGGCGGCGTGCGCACTTCCCTTTGCACATCACCCCGATCAGTTCGAGGCGTCCAACCTGTACACCTTGACCGAAATGGTGGCGAACGGCCTGGGCATAACGTTTTTGCCCGACATCGCGTTGGGGTCGGGCATGATCAACACCAAGGCGTTGGTGCTGCGCCCGCTTAAAACCGACGGCGCACCACGAACCATTTCCCTGGTGTGGCGCAAAACGTTTCGCCGGGATTTGGACATTGCCGCTCTGGCCACATACTTGCGCGGACGGATGGCGGGATTGCGGGTCAAACGGACATGA
- a CDS encoding rubrerythrin family protein has protein sequence MSNSTKKSVTIQNLEAAFAGESMANRKYLYFARACRKLGRDDVAEVFEKTAEQETAHAFGHLELLYPSKELTVERMLELAVEGETYEYTEMYPKFRHLALEEGRMDAVEEMDEQIEESREHAEMFQAVLEKAAKRFDALSRVEERHANHYQSVLDGVKAKSEAAE, from the coding sequence ATGAGCAACAGCACCAAAAAATCCGTCACCATTCAAAACTTGGAAGCAGCCTTTGCAGGCGAATCCATGGCCAACCGCAAGTACCTCTACTTTGCCCGCGCTTGCCGCAAACTGGGCCGCGACGATGTTGCGGAAGTTTTTGAAAAAACTGCCGAACAAGAAACGGCTCACGCCTTCGGACATTTGGAACTGCTTTACCCGTCCAAAGAGCTCACCGTCGAACGCATGCTGGAATTGGCGGTCGAAGGGGAAACCTACGAATACACCGAAATGTATCCGAAGTTCCGCCACCTGGCCTTGGAAGAAGGCCGCATGGACGCGGTCGAAGAAATGGACGAGCAGATCGAAGAAAGCCGCGAACACGCAGAGATGTTCCAGGCCGTCTTGGAAAAAGCCGCCAAACGTTTTGATGCGCTTTCGCGCGTCGAAGAACGCCACGCCAACCACTACCAAAGCGTTTTGGACGGCGTCAAAGCCAAATCCGAAGCTGCCGAATAA
- a CDS encoding rubredoxin has translation MEDQKYICVVCNFVYDPAVGMPEDGIPAGTAFADIPDDWACPDCGVSKADFEVYQEAA, from the coding sequence ATGGAAGACCAAAAATACATCTGCGTCGTTTGCAACTTCGTCTATGACCCCGCCGTCGGTATGCCCGAAGACGGGATCCCCGCCGGAACCGCCTTTGCCGACATCCCCGACGATTGGGCCTGCCCCGATTGCGGCGTCTCCAAAGCCGATTTCGAAGTTTATCAAGAGGCCGCCTAA
- a CDS encoding FAD-dependent oxidoreductase: MTTQTHKTDVLIIGSGMAGMTLVRELRKLDGEKTIHMLTADDGAQYSKPMLSNAFAQNKRAEDLVQKSGSDWAAEQNVVLSTKTWVSAINRTAKTVVVSGPNGREEIGYDQLVLAVGASPRPYAPLGVAPKALPAVNSLADYAAWRRDIQLGDRVLIVGAGLIGVEFANDLAGSGHQVDVVDPAPHPLGRLLPSELGVLMQAKLVEVGVTFHMNQSIQHMTDGEARLTNGQVVDYDHVLSAIGLVANTELADVSGLQTEQGIVVDPFMMTTDPHIYALGDCAQTKVGVLPYIQPLMIQARALAKTLADDPTPVVMPALPVVVKTPALPTVVCPPPAGAEGSWVVEGDDVDRRAVFQGENGQTLGFALTGKATQGRMSLAKEVPDLLAA, from the coding sequence ATGACCACACAAACTCACAAAACAGACGTTCTTATCATCGGATCCGGCATGGCCGGCATGACGTTGGTTCGTGAACTGCGCAAGTTGGACGGCGAAAAGACGATCCACATGTTAACCGCCGACGATGGCGCGCAATATTCCAAGCCGATGCTGTCCAACGCCTTTGCGCAAAACAAGCGAGCTGAGGATTTGGTGCAAAAATCGGGCTCGGATTGGGCCGCTGAACAAAACGTCGTTCTGTCGACCAAGACCTGGGTGAGCGCCATCAACCGCACGGCAAAAACCGTTGTGGTGTCCGGCCCAAACGGGCGTGAAGAGATCGGCTACGACCAACTGGTCCTGGCCGTCGGCGCCAGCCCCCGGCCCTATGCTCCGCTGGGTGTTGCGCCGAAAGCCTTGCCCGCCGTCAACAGCTTGGCGGATTACGCCGCATGGCGCAGAGATATTCAGCTGGGCGATCGTGTCCTCATCGTTGGGGCTGGCCTGATCGGGGTCGAGTTCGCCAACGATTTGGCGGGGAGTGGGCACCAGGTCGACGTGGTTGACCCTGCACCGCATCCCTTGGGTCGTTTGTTGCCCTCAGAACTTGGTGTGTTGATGCAGGCCAAGTTGGTCGAGGTGGGTGTGACGTTCCATATGAACCAGTCTATCCAACATATGACGGACGGCGAAGCTCGCCTGACCAACGGTCAAGTGGTGGACTACGACCATGTGCTCAGCGCCATCGGTTTGGTGGCGAACACCGAATTGGCTGACGTGAGCGGTCTTCAGACCGAACAGGGCATTGTCGTCGATCCGTTCATGATGACGACAGACCCGCATATTTATGCCTTGGGCGATTGTGCTCAAACCAAAGTCGGTGTGCTGCCCTATATCCAGCCGTTGATGATCCAGGCGCGCGCCTTGGCGAAAACCTTGGCGGACGATCCGACCCCGGTGGTGATGCCAGCCTTGCCCGTGGTGGTGAAAACCCCAGCCCTACCCACCGTGGTCTGCCCGCCGCCGGCAGGGGCAGAGGGGTCTTGGGTTGTGGAAGGCGACGATGTGGATCGGCGCGCCGTGTTCCAAGGCGAAAACGGCCAAACCCTGGGCTTTGCGCTGACGGGCAAGGCCACCCAGGGCCGCATGAGTTTGGCCAAAGAGGTGCCGGATTTGTTGGCGGCCTGA
- the rpmI gene encoding 50S ribosomal protein L35 — protein MPKLKTKSSAKKRFRLSGTGKVKSGNAYKRHMLRRRSQKMKRKARGTMILADQDAKMVLSYMPYAK, from the coding sequence ATGCCCAAGCTGAAGACGAAATCCAGCGCGAAGAAGCGCTTCCGTCTGTCCGGGACCGGCAAGGTCAAATCCGGCAACGCCTACAAACGCCACATGTTGCGTCGTCGCTCTCAGAAAATGAAGCGCAAAGCACGCGGCACCATGATCTTGGCTGACCAAGACGCCAAGATGGTGTTGTCCTACATGCCGTACGCGAAGTAA
- the rplT gene encoding 50S ribosomal protein L20 — protein sequence MSRVKRGVTTHARHKKVVKAAKGYRGRNSTNFRIAIEKVEKGLQYAYRDRRTKKREFRKLWIQRINAGARLNGMKYSTFMNGLSKAGIELDRKVLADIAVREPEAFKSLVEQAQAALAK from the coding sequence ATGTCCCGTGTAAAACGTGGTGTTACCACCCACGCCCGCCACAAAAAGGTCGTCAAAGCCGCTAAAGGCTATCGTGGCCGCAATTCCACCAACTTCCGCATTGCGATTGAGAAGGTCGAAAAAGGCCTGCAATACGCATATCGCGATCGTCGCACCAAAAAGCGCGAATTCCGTAAGTTGTGGATCCAACGCATCAACGCAGGCGCACGCCTGAACGGCATGAAGTATTCCACCTTCATGAACGGTTTGTCCAAAGCTGGCATCGAGCTGGACCGCAAAGTCCTGGCCGACATCGCTGTTCGCGAACCGGAAGCTTTTAAAAGCTTGGTAGAACAGGCCCAGGCCGCTCTCGCCAAGTAA
- the pheS gene encoding phenylalanine--tRNA ligase subunit alpha, which produces MSDTETLKAELLAQVEGASDLQALEDVRVSALGKKGAITAQMKNMGALAPEERKAAGQALNALKGEVAKAIDAKKVALEDDALNAKLVDERIDVTLPARPEDQGFIHPISQTIEEAVAILGEMGFEVAEGPEIEDDWYNFGALNIPDDHPARQEHDTFYLPGVGEKGRKVLRTHTSPVQIRTMLDKKPPLRIIAPGRTYRCDYDATHSPMFHQIEGLVVDEKTHMGHLKGCLIDFCRAFFGVDDLPVRFRPSYFPFTEPSAEVDIGCSREGGEFKIGHGEDWLEILGSGMVNPKVLENCGIDSTKYQGFAFGMGVERLAMLKYGIPDLRTFYESDLRWLRHYGFSALDVPSMVGGLNS; this is translated from the coding sequence GTGTCGGACACGGAAACATTAAAAGCTGAATTACTGGCTCAAGTCGAAGGTGCAAGTGACCTTCAGGCTTTGGAAGACGTGCGCGTCTCGGCGCTCGGGAAAAAAGGTGCCATCACCGCCCAGATGAAAAACATGGGCGCCCTGGCTCCGGAAGAGCGCAAAGCTGCAGGCCAAGCGCTCAACGCCTTGAAGGGTGAAGTGGCGAAAGCCATCGACGCCAAAAAGGTGGCGCTGGAAGACGATGCCCTGAACGCCAAACTGGTGGACGAGCGCATTGACGTGACGCTCCCGGCCCGCCCAGAAGACCAAGGTTTCATCCACCCCATCAGCCAAACCATCGAAGAGGCTGTGGCGATTTTGGGTGAAATGGGCTTTGAGGTTGCCGAAGGTCCCGAAATCGAAGACGATTGGTATAACTTCGGTGCTTTGAACATTCCCGACGATCACCCCGCACGCCAAGAACACGACACGTTCTATCTGCCCGGTGTCGGCGAAAAGGGCCGCAAAGTTCTGCGCACCCACACGTCGCCGGTACAAATCCGCACCATGTTGGACAAAAAGCCACCGCTGCGCATCATTGCGCCGGGCCGCACCTACCGTTGTGATTACGACGCGACCCACAGCCCCATGTTCCACCAGATCGAAGGTCTGGTGGTGGACGAAAAAACCCACATGGGTCACTTGAAGGGCTGCTTGATCGATTTCTGCCGCGCATTTTTCGGCGTGGACGATCTGCCCGTGCGTTTTCGCCCCAGCTACTTCCCGTTCACCGAACCGTCGGCGGAAGTCGACATCGGCTGTTCGCGCGAAGGCGGCGAGTTCAAGATCGGGCATGGCGAAGACTGGCTGGAAATTTTGGGTAGCGGCATGGTCAACCCGAAGGTTTTGGAAAACTGCGGCATCGATTCCACCAAGTACCAAGGCTTCGCCTTTGGCATGGGTGTGGAACGTCTGGCCATGTTGAAATACGGCATTCCGGATCTGCGCACCTTCTATGAAAGCGATCTGCGCTGGCTGCGTCACTACGGATTTAGCGCCTTGGATGTGCCAAGCATGGTCGGAGGGCTGAACTCATGA